One segment of Gemmatimonadaceae bacterium DNA contains the following:
- a CDS encoding M20/M25/M40 family metallo-hydrolase — protein MNPRKLVPLASLIFAAALDAQPLARPRTSPADSALARSIMAEVVGIRSVSGSPETVVAAQALVKRLRTAGFSEQDALVTGAPDSVGNVVARLRGRGNGPPVLLMAHLDVVPALREDWSTDPFTMTEKEGWWYGRGTIDNKQGVTTIVTNLIRWKRDGFIPERDIVAVLTGDEETLSDQIDWFASGGGRKLIGNPGLALNFDAGGGTIYGGREARLGVQTSEKVYVSYRLTVRNTGGHSSQPRPDNAIYALARALTRVAAYDFPIEVSATARLGLQRSAAFEADSIAGLMRLVARTPMDPVAARRLTSITRFNAQLRTTCVATRLTGGHADNALPQMAQATVNCRILPGTDTSVVVRALRTAVADTTVEFAQVNPATVSPPSPLTPAILGAIEQVAVKFWPGVVVVPVMSSGATDGSLVRNAGIPVYGIGGIFAEPDESRAHGRDERVEVRRFYEGLEFAKAMVERLAKQ, from the coding sequence ATGAATCCGCGCAAACTTGTACCTCTGGCAAGTCTCATCTTTGCCGCAGCATTGGACGCACAGCCGCTTGCCCGCCCTCGCACATCCCCGGCTGACTCCGCGCTGGCCCGGTCTATTATGGCCGAGGTTGTGGGAATTCGATCGGTTTCGGGTTCGCCGGAGACAGTTGTTGCGGCCCAGGCGCTCGTAAAGCGCCTGCGCACGGCGGGATTCAGCGAACAGGACGCCCTTGTCACAGGTGCGCCGGATTCTGTCGGCAACGTTGTCGCGCGTCTGCGTGGGCGCGGTAATGGACCACCGGTACTGCTCATGGCACACCTCGACGTGGTGCCCGCGCTTCGGGAGGATTGGTCGACCGATCCGTTCACGATGACTGAAAAGGAAGGCTGGTGGTACGGCCGCGGTACGATCGACAACAAGCAGGGTGTCACTACAATCGTCACCAACCTTATCCGGTGGAAGCGGGACGGATTCATTCCGGAGCGTGACATCGTCGCCGTTCTCACCGGCGACGAGGAAACTCTTTCGGATCAGATCGACTGGTTCGCGTCGGGTGGTGGACGGAAGCTGATCGGCAATCCCGGGCTTGCGCTCAATTTCGATGCGGGCGGGGGCACGATCTACGGCGGCAGGGAAGCGAGGCTAGGCGTTCAGACGAGCGAGAAAGTCTACGTCTCTTATCGCTTGACCGTCCGAAACACGGGTGGTCATTCGTCGCAGCCGCGGCCGGACAATGCGATCTATGCGCTGGCGCGTGCGCTGACACGCGTTGCCGCATATGATTTTCCGATCGAGGTAAGTGCGACCGCCAGGCTGGGGCTTCAGCGCTCGGCGGCGTTCGAGGCGGATAGTATTGCCGGTCTCATGCGTCTCGTCGCGCGAACGCCCATGGACCCGGTCGCCGCACGGCGGCTTACTTCGATCACGCGTTTCAACGCGCAGCTGCGGACTACCTGTGTGGCCACGCGTCTTACTGGCGGACATGCGGACAACGCGCTGCCGCAGATGGCTCAGGCAACAGTGAACTGCAGGATTCTTCCCGGCACCGATACCTCGGTAGTCGTTCGCGCGTTGAGGACTGCGGTGGCGGACACCACTGTCGAGTTTGCGCAGGTGAATCCTGCAACGGTGTCTCCGCCGTCGCCGCTTACGCCCGCGATTCTGGGCGCGATTGAACAGGTAGCCGTGAAGTTCTGGCCGGGGGTGGTCGTGGTACCAGTGATGTCATCTGGAGCGACGGATGGCAGTCTGGTGCGGAATGCCGGCATTCCGGTATACGGAATTGGGGGAATTTTCGCGGAGCCCGACGAGTCGCGAGCGCACGGGCGGGACGAGCGGGTCGAGGTCAGGCGGTTTTATGAGGGGCTGGAATTTGCGAAAGCGATGGTTGAGCGGCTCGCGAAGCAGTAG
- a CDS encoding ABC transporter permease translates to MLAFIIRRLALAIPTLFGVMVVVFLLLYVAPGDPVQDMVGERADAETIARLRKELKLDEPLYTQFASYTGGVLRGDLGNSYITQRSILSDIKERFPKTLLLAGSAMLLASVLGITIGVLSARNPGGWFDRLSLGFAYIGISFPVYWVGLILILIFAVNLKWLPPSGYGGIKFLILPALALGSRSIAFLARVTRSSMLEVLGGDFVRTARAKGLKERVVITRHALRNALIPIITVLGLDFGYYLTGSILTETIFSWPGIGRYVVNAIARRDLPAINGSVLFLSVVFVLVNLITDLAYAKADPRVAYN, encoded by the coding sequence TTGCTCGCCTTCATCATCCGGCGTTTGGCGCTCGCGATCCCGACATTGTTCGGGGTAATGGTGGTCGTCTTCCTGCTTCTGTACGTGGCGCCCGGCGATCCGGTCCAGGATATGGTCGGTGAGCGAGCGGATGCCGAAACGATCGCGCGGTTGCGAAAGGAGCTCAAGCTCGATGAACCGCTCTACACACAGTTCGCGTCATACACTGGCGGCGTGCTGAGGGGCGACCTCGGCAACTCCTACATTACGCAGCGGTCGATTCTCTCGGACATCAAGGAACGGTTCCCGAAGACCCTGCTGCTCGCGGGTTCGGCGATGCTCCTTGCCTCGGTGCTGGGAATCACCATCGGCGTGCTGAGTGCGCGCAACCCAGGCGGCTGGTTCGACCGTCTTTCGCTGGGATTTGCCTACATCGGGATTTCATTCCCGGTTTACTGGGTAGGGTTGATCCTTATCCTGATTTTTGCGGTAAATCTCAAGTGGCTGCCGCCATCGGGTTACGGCGGAATCAAGTTTCTCATTTTGCCTGCGCTGGCGCTCGGTTCGCGGTCGATAGCGTTTCTGGCGCGTGTCACGAGGTCGTCGATGCTCGAGGTGCTGGGTGGCGATTTCGTGAGGACTGCGCGGGCCAAGGGGTTGAAGGAGAGAGTCGTCATCACGCGGCATGCATTGAGGAATGCATTGATCCCCATCATTACCGTACTCGGGCTGGACTTCGGGTATTATCTCACGGGGAGCATTCTCACCGAGACGATCTTCAGCTGGCCGGGAATTGGCCGGTATGTCGTTAACGCGATTGCGAGGCGTGATCTGCCGGCGATTAACGGGTCGGTGTTGTTTCTGAGTGTGGTGTTTGTGCTGGTGAATCTGATTACCGATCTCGCGTACGCGAAGGCGGATCCGAGGGTGGCGTATAATTAG
- a CDS encoding ABC transporter substrate-binding protein, with product MRIRPILFATLAAALACTGGESSPARRTLIDSRDTYDPRSLDPALSTDVPTGRAVGYVFDGLVRFTPDAQVVPGLARSWDISPDGLRYTFHLRNGVKFHDGRPFTSRNVVATFQRVLDPKTKGGRGWPLFPIAGAKDYADGKAKSVSGLAAPNDSTVVVTLTEPLAIFPKLLAMPVAAIVPDSPAANFGENPIGTGPWKFVEWKHDDYLLFAKNPAYFDGPPKADSLMARIVPEPSTAVAEFESGNVDVLYVPEGETRNWEQTDEKKAMLLSAPALRMMYIAINTTRGPLADVRVRQALNYATDSKAILETIVSGRGNLSAGVIPPALPGGDSTRRGYTRDVAKAKQLLAAAGHPNGITLELWSSQTPPFPRISQVVQANLLEAGIKVKLVQRDASSMREAARAGQTDLALKDWFADYPDAENFLYPLLHSANKGVGGNVSFYNNPQYDALVTSARRELDDAKRTAMYTQADQMAYTDAPMIYLFFYKELYAVQPWIRGFVVPTIFTGQRWTNVQIQR from the coding sequence ATGCGCATCCGGCCGATACTGTTCGCAACTCTCGCAGCGGCACTCGCGTGCACTGGCGGTGAATCATCCCCAGCGCGTCGCACTCTCATCGACTCGCGTGACACCTACGACCCGCGCTCGCTCGATCCTGCTCTTTCCACCGACGTGCCTACCGGACGCGCGGTCGGCTATGTATTCGACGGCCTGGTCCGTTTTACCCCCGACGCCCAGGTGGTGCCGGGCCTCGCTCGGTCATGGGACATTTCCCCTGACGGTCTGAGGTATACGTTTCACCTTCGGAACGGGGTAAAGTTCCACGACGGCCGGCCATTCACCTCACGCAACGTCGTGGCAACATTTCAGCGGGTGCTGGACCCGAAAACAAAGGGTGGCCGTGGCTGGCCGCTTTTCCCGATCGCCGGCGCGAAGGACTACGCCGATGGAAAGGCGAAGTCGGTTTCCGGTCTTGCCGCGCCAAACGACAGCACTGTCGTGGTGACACTCACGGAGCCGCTGGCCATTTTCCCCAAACTCCTGGCGATGCCGGTGGCCGCGATCGTCCCTGATTCTCCAGCCGCCAATTTCGGCGAGAACCCAATCGGCACGGGCCCGTGGAAGTTCGTCGAATGGAAGCATGACGACTATCTGCTATTCGCGAAGAACCCCGCCTATTTCGACGGGCCCCCCAAGGCCGACAGCCTGATGGCGCGCATCGTCCCCGAGCCGAGTACGGCGGTCGCGGAGTTCGAGAGCGGGAATGTGGATGTGTTGTATGTACCGGAGGGCGAGACCCGGAACTGGGAGCAGACCGACGAGAAAAAAGCGATGCTGCTTTCGGCGCCTGCGCTGCGGATGATGTATATCGCAATCAATACGACCCGCGGGCCGCTGGCCGACGTACGTGTGCGGCAGGCGCTCAACTATGCAACTGACTCGAAGGCGATCCTCGAGACGATCGTCAGCGGCCGCGGAAATCTTTCAGCGGGGGTGATTCCACCGGCACTCCCTGGCGGCGATTCCACCCGCCGCGGATACACTCGTGATGTGGCCAAAGCAAAGCAGCTGCTTGCTGCCGCCGGACATCCGAACGGGATTACACTGGAGCTCTGGTCGTCGCAGACACCGCCGTTCCCGCGAATTTCGCAGGTGGTCCAGGCGAACCTGCTCGAGGCAGGTATCAAGGTGAAGCTCGTGCAGCGCGACGCGTCTTCAATGCGTGAGGCAGCACGTGCCGGCCAGACCGACCTCGCGCTTAAGGACTGGTTCGCTGACTATCCCGACGCGGAAAACTTCCTGTATCCGTTGCTGCACAGTGCCAACAAGGGAGTCGGCGGAAACGTCTCTTTCTATAACAATCCGCAGTACGATGCTTTGGTTACCAGCGCGCGCCGCGAGCTCGACGATGCAAAGCGGACCGCCATGTACACTCAGGCCGATCAGATGGCGTACACCGACGCACCCATGATCTATCTGTTTTTTTACAAGGAGCTGTACGCCGTTCAGCCGTGGATCAGGGGATTCGTGGTGCCGACCATTTTCACCGGACAGCGGTGGACTAACGTGCAGATTCAGCGTTAG
- a CDS encoding BamA/TamA family outer membrane protein: MTQRVDGRTILRFCSVLVISIVSVPASAQDVACDPGDVEVRGLEFTGNTAFSDAELARVIVTTPSAFARRALRLPFTTRRCLDRTELPRDRARLVVYYRRRGYPEAAVDTAVSASGSNGVQIKFMIEEGLPTVLESFVVRGLDSVADRTAIIRNLPVRARDRFDRVAIEAARDTLARRLRNSGYPRAKVANSFAVDDTRRAAFDTLTVTAGPFTRIGGVNFEVIPFESKGRQVPDEIVRRIVGLDSGDVYREDDLLNAQRTLYRTEAYQHVTLVPDTATSATDSLIGINALLVENTTRSARLGAGYGTLDCFRVTGELSNYNFLRSARRLDLTTRVSKIGIGEPLGGAKELCPQAKRDPFSAKLNYYAGATLRQPVFFGLRALPTITVFSERISEYNAYLRTTAIGGIASLDWRRFTRTPVTFAYSMDLGRTEAQPALFCAVFNLCDREDRQRVQQTQRLAVLSAVVSRDNSNSFISPTRGSQWRVEARHASKFILSDTALQFNKLLAERSQYWGTAGGSVIAFRLRGGAVFGRTLRSATGFIPPQERLYAGGPTSVRGFSQNELGSAIYISQSYRVVLPGESGLADTLFRASDTAAIRRAVPVGGNSLVVANLELRLRSPFYPELLQWTLFTDAGDVYNRGRFGSFQNFAIKVTPGVQLTAFSPVGPIRIVVGYNPYDRPSGPLYFEVPRNQDTSSALAEPGSLPCVSPGNVLPVRREGDFLSQAEGRCPAGFTPRTDRGFLSRLTFGLAIGQAF; the protein is encoded by the coding sequence TTGACCCAACGCGTAGATGGCCGCACGATCCTCCGGTTCTGCTCTGTTCTCGTTATTTCGATAGTCTCGGTTCCCGCCTCAGCTCAGGACGTCGCATGCGATCCCGGCGACGTCGAAGTGCGAGGCCTCGAGTTCACTGGCAACACGGCGTTTTCCGATGCCGAGCTGGCGCGGGTGATCGTCACCACACCCTCCGCATTTGCGCGGCGGGCACTGCGACTTCCGTTTACCACACGCCGGTGCCTGGATCGTACAGAGTTGCCGCGAGACCGTGCCCGTCTCGTGGTCTACTACCGCCGCCGCGGATACCCTGAGGCCGCCGTCGATACAGCCGTCAGTGCTTCGGGCAGCAACGGGGTCCAGATAAAGTTCATGATCGAAGAAGGATTACCCACTGTTCTCGAATCGTTTGTCGTGCGTGGGCTCGACTCGGTGGCCGATCGCACCGCAATCATCCGGAATCTCCCGGTGCGCGCCCGCGACAGGTTCGACAGGGTGGCGATCGAAGCTGCGCGCGATACGCTCGCGCGGCGGCTTCGGAATAGCGGATATCCGCGAGCGAAGGTTGCCAACAGTTTTGCAGTCGATGATACCCGCCGCGCAGCCTTCGATACACTGACCGTAACCGCCGGTCCGTTCACCCGAATTGGCGGTGTGAACTTCGAAGTCATTCCATTCGAGTCGAAAGGGCGTCAGGTTCCCGACGAAATTGTACGACGGATCGTCGGACTCGATTCGGGCGATGTCTACCGCGAGGACGATCTCCTCAACGCGCAACGCACGCTTTACAGAACGGAAGCATATCAGCACGTGACTCTGGTGCCGGACACGGCGACGAGCGCAACGGATTCTCTCATCGGAATAAATGCACTACTCGTTGAGAACACGACGCGGTCCGCTCGCCTTGGCGCAGGTTACGGAACGCTCGATTGTTTTCGCGTCACCGGCGAGCTATCGAACTACAACTTTCTGAGGAGTGCCCGCCGACTTGACCTCACCACCCGGGTTTCGAAGATCGGAATTGGCGAGCCGCTCGGCGGAGCGAAGGAGCTGTGTCCACAGGCGAAGCGCGACCCTTTCAGCGCCAAGCTCAACTATTACGCGGGCGCAACACTCCGACAACCGGTGTTCTTCGGGCTCCGGGCGCTTCCGACCATCACGGTGTTCAGCGAGCGCATCTCGGAGTACAACGCGTACCTGCGCACGACTGCGATAGGCGGGATAGCTTCGCTCGACTGGCGCCGGTTCACACGCACGCCGGTTACATTTGCCTATTCGATGGATCTCGGCCGCACCGAGGCACAGCCCGCGCTGTTCTGCGCCGTCTTCAACCTCTGCGATCGCGAGGACCGGCAGCGCGTGCAGCAGACTCAGCGCCTGGCCGTGCTGAGTGCCGTCGTATCGCGCGACAATTCCAACAGCTTCATCTCGCCTACCCGTGGGTCACAATGGCGTGTCGAGGCAAGGCACGCATCGAAGTTCATCCTTTCGGACACTGCTCTGCAGTTCAACAAGCTGCTCGCCGAGCGGTCGCAGTACTGGGGCACAGCAGGCGGGTCGGTGATTGCGTTTCGCCTGCGAGGCGGTGCCGTATTTGGAAGGACACTGCGCTCGGCGACGGGTTTCATCCCGCCGCAGGAAAGGCTGTATGCCGGAGGCCCCACCAGTGTGCGAGGATTTTCCCAGAATGAGCTGGGTTCGGCGATTTACATCTCGCAATCGTACCGTGTCGTGCTGCCCGGCGAGTCGGGATTGGCCGATACCTTGTTCAGAGCCAGCGATACCGCGGCAATCAGAAGGGCAGTGCCCGTTGGCGGAAACAGTCTGGTGGTCGCCAACCTCGAGCTGCGGCTGCGGAGCCCCTTCTACCCGGAGTTGCTGCAGTGGACGTTGTTCACTGATGCAGGCGATGTCTACAATCGCGGGCGTTTCGGGAGCTTTCAGAATTTTGCGATAAAGGTCACTCCCGGCGTTCAGCTCACTGCGTTTTCGCCGGTCGGGCCGATTCGCATTGTGGTGGGTTACAATCCATACGACCGGCCCTCCGGACCGCTCTACTTCGAAGTCCCGCGTAATCAGGACACCAGCAGTGCATTGGCCGAACCGGGTTCGCTGCCTTGCGTAAGCCCGGGGAACGTTCTCCCGGTGCGCCGGGAGGGCGACTTTCTCAGTCAGGCTGAGGGCAGATGTCCCGCCGGTTTCACGCCCCGCACCGATCGCGGGTTTCTCAGCCGGCTGACGTTTGGGCTGGCAATCGGCCAGGCGTTCTAA
- a CDS encoding translocation/assembly module TamB domain-containing protein gives MSRRQRIVAGSAIGLLTLVVLAFALVLSLTQSQYGQGQVRRLAQSWISKKARGTIYIGRISGGMFNGVTIDSLEIRDEEDSLFVRTGRIRVKYDLRDLLDRRLLLSHVEVQRPVVHVRQHKDGVWNYRRIFPERPKKSRTASRDFGDFIIVDSADVHDASIAVTQPWHPAVYLRGYQRDSAITRALGSLTRVSPGNQWRTEIRRTREGMARTWRFSGATGSVAYARIADPDSIGRFFRIAKARVTSADPPLELANVAAEITHIGDSIWLSAPHFDLPGSTGRASGKIVWGGELPTRYAIHVVGDSVSIRDVAWVYPTLPTTGGGRMELDINNIANPRVVNFAISKMDMRTTGSRLMGAMTYGVGGRIMAVKNVNLQAAPLDFSFIKALNGKPFPYDWRGQFTGSVRAAGGPLNRFRVDESRFVFADANVPGAVTRGSARGELDILYPALTTFRGLDVNVETLDLRTLQYLNPLFPVLKGTVSGALRLDSSWLDVRFSNADLVHHDADAPVSRVTGGGRVSYGKLAMTYDMDLVAAPVSMTTLARSYPDIPLRGNYTGPMTISGSPQALRVITTLTGVGGTIGYTGTVDSNLPLYGASGTGTVTNLDMRALLQNPRAPRTLLGGGYTLDFVGDSLVTGNGTIGASLAGTVDQLRIVSSTARVRLENGLARIDTLLVRSDVAHGSASGTVGLRPGIEGRLGFTVSVDSLADVKRYVASATAIPGDSLRGSLLVTGELRGTTEKLAIAGTLSGRGLSVDSRSMQALRGEFALADIMNQPTGSITLNADTIRAGPFGFSNLTARANVLSGTSATFDARLATEGSVVSTIAGSAARAGDITRLVVDSGAVTVSSGSVYRLEAPSRFTMYPGGGSLDSLLLRHTSTARLAVRDVRLTGDSVRGNVRTDSVDLGVLEAFVPGFVRASGSLLANLDVRGTVKQPIIDGQFRVKNGAATLTNVGLTLARVNADILLERDTVFIQRMTAETNRERRGTLGIDGTVSLEEYSNPIFSLRARAQNFHIIEKAGLASLDISTDSVLTLRGPYRNARVTGAIRVDRGTVYIPELITKQIVDLSDPEFAGIVDTLLSRDRKLLPETPSDFARNLTLENVAVNIGDGVWLRSSEANVKLGGSLNVTLGRSRPTGDRSQLALEGSLNAVRGTYRLNLVDPFVQPTFEVSSGSLRFFGTPELNPTLNITAIHTIRQPRQQTANLRDIRVRVTIGGTLAQPVLSLDNPDNLPLSQSDLLSYLITGEPGIALAGTDGLYSSQIASFALRYGGNLITSAIPRNLLDIVEFQTARVNNRGGLQAQASDPYVNSLLNTRAILGKQIGNQLFFGLSTGLCVVNANNFFENFGLKLEYRFNPVYSAQAGVEPGSSDLTCARNSTQIQQQTPRQLGFDFFRTWRF, from the coding sequence ATGTCACGTCGCCAACGCATTGTCGCCGGAAGCGCGATTGGGCTGCTGACGCTCGTTGTGCTCGCCTTTGCACTCGTGCTGTCGCTCACGCAGAGCCAGTACGGACAGGGGCAGGTGCGGCGCCTGGCTCAGTCGTGGATCTCGAAGAAAGCGCGTGGCACGATTTACATCGGCCGGATCAGCGGCGGCATGTTCAACGGCGTGACGATAGACTCGCTCGAGATCCGTGATGAGGAGGACTCTCTTTTTGTCCGGACCGGCCGCATCAGAGTGAAGTACGATCTTCGGGACCTGCTCGACAGGCGACTTCTGCTTAGCCACGTCGAGGTTCAGCGGCCGGTAGTACACGTTCGCCAGCATAAAGACGGTGTTTGGAATTACCGCCGGATCTTTCCCGAGAGACCAAAGAAGTCACGCACTGCGTCACGTGATTTTGGTGATTTCATCATCGTCGATTCCGCCGACGTTCACGATGCGTCGATTGCTGTCACGCAGCCGTGGCACCCTGCGGTTTACCTGCGCGGATACCAGCGGGACAGTGCAATCACGCGGGCACTCGGATCGCTCACCCGCGTATCGCCGGGCAATCAGTGGCGGACCGAGATCCGGCGCACGCGGGAAGGCATGGCAAGGACATGGCGTTTTTCCGGCGCCACCGGCAGCGTTGCCTACGCACGAATCGCGGATCCGGATAGCATAGGTCGATTCTTCCGGATTGCAAAGGCGCGGGTGACGTCAGCCGATCCGCCGCTCGAGCTGGCAAACGTTGCGGCCGAGATCACGCACATCGGCGATTCGATCTGGCTCTCCGCGCCGCACTTCGATCTCCCCGGATCTACCGGCCGCGCCAGTGGCAAGATCGTGTGGGGCGGTGAACTGCCGACGCGGTATGCAATTCATGTCGTGGGTGATTCTGTCTCGATCCGCGATGTTGCCTGGGTTTATCCAACTCTCCCGACGACCGGCGGTGGACGGATGGAGCTTGATATCAACAACATCGCCAACCCGCGAGTTGTCAACTTCGCGATTTCGAAGATGGACATGCGTACCACTGGCTCGCGATTGATGGGCGCAATGACCTATGGCGTCGGCGGCCGCATCATGGCGGTAAAGAATGTGAATCTCCAGGCAGCGCCACTGGATTTCAGCTTCATAAAGGCGCTGAACGGTAAGCCTTTTCCTTATGACTGGCGGGGACAATTCACGGGTAGCGTGCGGGCGGCGGGGGGTCCACTCAACCGGTTCCGCGTCGACGAATCCCGCTTCGTTTTTGCCGACGCGAATGTCCCCGGTGCCGTGACCAGAGGCAGCGCACGCGGCGAGCTCGACATTCTGTATCCTGCGTTAACCACATTCCGCGGACTGGATGTGAATGTGGAGACGCTCGACCTTCGCACGCTGCAGTACCTGAATCCGCTGTTTCCTGTGCTGAAGGGTACAGTTTCAGGGGCGTTGCGGCTCGACTCATCCTGGCTCGATGTACGCTTCTCGAACGCAGACCTGGTTCATCACGATGCCGATGCCCCTGTGTCGCGCGTGACGGGCGGCGGCCGTGTGAGTTACGGCAAGCTGGCAATGACCTATGACATGGATCTCGTTGCCGCACCTGTGTCGATGACGACTCTTGCACGCTCGTATCCGGACATCCCGCTGCGCGGCAACTATACCGGCCCGATGACGATAAGTGGCAGCCCCCAGGCACTGCGTGTGATCACGACGCTCACGGGAGTTGGCGGCACGATCGGCTATACCGGCACCGTGGACAGCAATCTCCCATTGTATGGCGCCAGCGGAACCGGTACAGTCACAAACCTCGATATGAGGGCGCTGCTTCAGAATCCCAGGGCGCCTCGCACATTGCTCGGGGGCGGCTATACTCTCGATTTTGTCGGCGACTCCCTCGTCACTGGCAACGGGACAATCGGTGCCTCGCTCGCGGGAACGGTTGACCAGCTGCGGATTGTTTCGTCCACGGCGCGCGTGCGCCTCGAGAACGGCCTCGCCCGCATCGATACGCTGCTGGTGCGCAGCGATGTAGCGCACGGCAGCGCGTCCGGCACCGTGGGCCTGCGCCCCGGGATCGAGGGGCGGCTTGGCTTCACAGTGTCTGTCGATTCGCTCGCCGATGTAAAACGCTACGTCGCAAGCGCGACCGCAATCCCCGGCGACTCTTTGCGTGGCTCGCTTCTCGTCACCGGCGAGCTCCGCGGAACTACGGAAAAGCTGGCGATTGCCGGCACTCTTTCGGGCCGCGGGCTGTCCGTAGACAGCAGAAGTATGCAAGCATTGCGGGGGGAATTTGCTCTGGCCGATATCATGAATCAGCCGACGGGCAGTATAACGCTCAACGCCGATACAATTCGCGCCGGCCCGTTCGGGTTCAGTAATCTTACCGCGCGCGCAAATGTGCTGTCCGGAACCAGCGCAACGTTCGATGCCCGGCTGGCGACCGAAGGCAGTGTCGTCTCGACGATCGCCGGAAGTGCTGCCCGCGCTGGCGACATTACCCGGTTGGTAGTGGACAGCGGCGCAGTGACGGTCTCGAGCGGAAGCGTTTACCGGCTCGAAGCGCCAAGCCGATTTACGATGTATCCGGGCGGCGGGTCGCTCGACTCCCTGCTCCTTCGTCATACCAGCACCGCTCGGCTGGCGGTGCGGGATGTGCGGCTCACGGGCGACTCCGTGCGCGGGAATGTTCGTACCGACAGTGTCGACCTCGGCGTACTCGAAGCCTTCGTGCCGGGATTCGTCAGAGCAAGCGGGTCACTCCTCGCAAACTTGGACGTTCGTGGCACCGTCAAGCAGCCGATCATCGACGGCCAGTTCCGGGTAAAAAACGGCGCGGCAACGCTTACCAATGTGGGGTTGACACTGGCGCGGGTGAACGCGGATATCCTTCTCGAGCGCGACACGGTGTTCATCCAGCGCATGACCGCTGAGACGAACCGCGAGCGGCGAGGCACCCTCGGAATTGATGGAACTGTCAGTCTCGAGGAGTACAGCAACCCGATCTTCTCGCTTCGCGCACGGGCGCAGAACTTTCACATCATCGAGAAGGCGGGACTGGCCTCGCTCGACATCTCCACCGACAGCGTGCTCACCCTCAGGGGCCCGTATCGGAATGCGCGAGTGACGGGCGCAATAAGGGTGGATCGTGGGACCGTCTACATTCCCGAGCTGATCACGAAACAAATCGTCGATCTGAGTGACCCCGAGTTCGCTGGCATTGTCGATACCCTGTTATCCCGCGACCGTAAACTGCTCCCCGAAACGCCGAGCGATTTCGCGCGCAACCTCACGCTGGAAAACGTGGCGGTGAACATTGGCGATGGTGTCTGGCTCCGCTCTTCCGAAGCAAACGTCAAGCTCGGCGGATCGCTCAATGTCACGCTGGGCCGAAGCCGGCCGACAGGCGACCGCTCGCAGCTGGCGCTCGAAGGCTCACTCAATGCAGTTCGCGGCACATACCGCCTCAATCTCGTCGATCCATTCGTGCAGCCGACGTTCGAAGTTTCCAGCGGAAGCCTTCGTTTCTTCGGCACACCGGAACTGAATCCGACTTTGAACATCACGGCAATACACACTATCCGGCAGCCCCGGCAGCAGACCGCCAATCTGCGGGACATCAGGGTGCGAGTGACGATCGGCGGTACACTTGCCCAACCAGTGCTCAGTCTCGACAATCCGGATAATCTGCCGTTGTCGCAGTCCGATTTGCTGAGCTACCTGATCACCGGTGAGCCGGGCATCGCACTCGCCGGGACGGACGGCCTTTACAGCTCACAGATCGCGTCGTTCGCGCTGCGGTACGGTGGCAACCTCATAACGAGTGCAATTCCGCGAAATCTGCTGGACATTGTCGAGTTTCAGACGGCGCGCGTCAATAATCGGGGCGGCCTTCAGGCGCAGGCGAGTGACCCGTATGTGAACAGCCTGCTGAATACACGCGCAATACTGGGAAAGCAGATTGGCAACCAGCTGTTCTTTGGATTGAGCACTGGACTCTGCGTCGTGAATGCCAATAACTTCTTCGAGAATTTCGGATTGAAGCTCGAGTATCGCTTCAACCCAGTCTATTCCGCGCAGGCTGGTGTCGAGCCGGGCTCGAGCGATCTCACATGCGCCCGAAACTCCACGCAGATCCAGCAACAGACACCCCGACAGCTGGGTTTCGATTTCTTCCGCACATGGAGGTTTTAG